The window TCTGTATTGTGAAACTACCTACAACGACATTGAACAATTTCAGTTTAGAAGCGTCCCCCGAATTAACGGTCGTAATTTTTTCGCTGCTTACCCGTACTGTATTGTCGGCAGCATTGTTGTTGGTTACCGGTTTGGTAACAACAGGTTCGGGAGCAGGAGTCGTTTCGGCTACCGTTTTTTCCTGAGCTTTTTCGTAAGCGGCTTTGTATGCGCTTTCTTTGGCTTTACAGGAACCCATGCCTACAGCAATGGCAATGGCCGAGATAATCAATAACCAATTCTTTTTCATACTTAAAATTTATTTGTTTGTTATTTAATACCTTCTTGCGTAGGCTGAAAAGCCTCACGATTGAGAGGCAAATGTACAAAATAAACAATATATTAC of the Coprobacter tertius genome contains:
- a CDS encoding SPOR domain-containing protein, with protein sequence MKKNWLLIISAIAIAVGMGSCKAKESAYKAAYEKAQEKTVAETTPAPEPVVTKPVTNNNAADNTVRVSSEKITTVNSGDASKLKLFNVVVGSFTIQTNANGLTQQLVADGYNAFVVRNAQGMYRVIVGSFDDRPSATNLRESVKARYNKFDDAWLLINE